AACTTGTCCCTATAGAGGCTTTAATCCCATATGTCCTGTTATCTTGATGATCTAGGCTATGCAGTTGTTGAAGGAAGACCAATAAGAGAGCACCGTCTTCCTTGTTGTGGCATTGGATGTGCCTGGTTCCTGTAAGTTGACTTGTGATACCCTATTTTATGTCACTTATATTTAGATGTAGACTATAGATTGCAACCAAATTTGAACGAGtttcaaaaataaaaagaaaaatgtTGTTATATCAAGATTTGTAGTTGCAAGATTAACCTAGTTTCCTCACTTTATCTGTTGCAAGATTTCACTTCTTCCCAGAGCTCGGACATTATTCTCGCAACCGGAAAGTCAAATATAATGTTCTAGGGTCATGACATGTAGTGAAAGGATGAAAGCTAGCTTTTCTATGAGAGCAAGATTCCTAACTGTATTGGTCgctattatttaaaaaattagaaTTTTAACGACGGCTGAGTTTCTATTCATATATATCATCAATCCGGTATTCAACTAGCTTGGCACTCTTATGCTTTTTGAACTACCATGATATCAGAGTCAAGCTAGAAGCAAAGTCACATTTAATTTGCATGTTCTTTGTAGCATTAACTAGCAGAGTTACCGATTACCTTATATTGTTTTGGATCTACATAGCTTGGAAAGTCAGCAGTAGTCACTACTCTGACTAGTTTCTAACTTTCTTCTGTTTGCATTCCAAAGTTGTCAAGTAAATTGCTCTACTCTTTTGTACACCAATATCTGAAAAGCAGCATTTTATTCAAGACATTGCTCTGCTCTCGTGTACATTAATATCTCAAATGCAGCACTTTAGTTCAAGATCTTAAAAAAATACTTATCAGAATAGGATAGCTATGTCTTTATAATTATAGGTTAACTGTATAAGGTTCTGTTACAAAGTTTCTTCTAATGGTATTATTTAATTATCTACAGTTTAAATGTTAAAACTTATAATGACTTTTAAACATGATATCTTTGAAGGTTCATAATTGGTTTCTTTCTTGCTGGTATCCCTTGGTATGTTGGTGCATTTGTTCTACTCTGCGCCAGATATGACCATCGGGAGAAACCAGGATATGTTGCTTGCACAATAGCTGTAAGTCGTCTTTTTTTTTCATAGCAGTTAAGCAAAATAAATTCCACCCGTCTTGTTAATTTATTATATGCCCGGAAATGATTGGTTCTGTCATTTATAGTGCAAGGCAACATGTCATTGTACACTGCAATTTTTACTGAGAATAGGATTCTGTGTTGTTCATATCATTTCACCTTTTAGATAGTCTTATTGTTTTGTATAAGACTTTGGCCCATAAATTTTACCGTATCCTAATTTTTTCTAGAACACTAGCATCTGGACCATGGACTTCTtatttattcataaaaaaaatcTAGTTTCCCAATTCTTTATTTTTCCATGATAATTATTCCTTTTCCATTTCCCTCATACTTCCTGGATTTTCTGCAATCTTCTACATTTCTTTGCATGCGTGAACTTTACAACGGtggaaagattatacattgtttTGGAAATGGATGTATTGGTCGACCATGAAAAACAGTGGCTCAAACATTTCAAGTCCTTAACCAGGAACCATGTCACCAGGAACTGGCAGATCCCAGAAAATATAAGTATGATGTAGTTTAGTGGACAAGTTCACATCCATATCCACATCCACATCATGCTTCATTAGTAAGGTTTTTATTTACACTCAAATTTGATAGGTTGATGATTAACTGACTAAAACGTCCATATTTGTGTTTGCAGGCTGTTGTTGCTGCTATTGCCGTGGTATTTGGTCTGACATCAGATGACTGGGATTGATGCGTATGACCTGAAACAAAAAAAAAAGCTGCTTGTAAAGATGGTATTGCATATAATTTTTCTGAATTATACAATCATTTTCTAGCTATATACTTTGTCCATGTAAAATTTTTTAGTTGTTATGACAGATGATGTTTATGATGATTGCCATTGATATTGTTTCTATTACTTTCATGAATGTTTCATTACATTCTGCATAATATCTTTTAAACCTGTCAAGAGAAAACGAATTAAATTTATTGTTTTAATAACTTATCAAAAATATGTTTTCTATCATAAGAGTCGAACACTAAATTTTCTAAAACACTTGAGATGTGTTCACTTGACAGTAACGAAATGGATTTTCTCATGAATGGAATGGTTATTCCGTCTAAATGAAAATTAGGCTGTTCAGTTGGGACAAAAGAATGAAATGAACAATACGCATACACATTCCATTACATTACATCAGAACTATTGAATATCATTTCATCCGAAACGTGTCAGATAAATTCATTCATTTGAAACAcaatataattttcataatttattttgaCACTAATATTTCTAGAAAATCCTTTACTCTGTGTTATAATCAGTAATGGAGATCTAGAACAGCAATAGAATTGCAGGAAATGAAAATGTTGAAGAAGCTGTGTATCAAGAAATGAATTGTTTACATGCTGGACTTGTGAAAACTTACAAACTTGAAAAACTAATCTAACAGGTTATCTAAATCTATATAGACTTATTACAATATTCTAGATCTAACAATCTGCAAGTTGCAGTAACTGAATTTGGTGTTTGCCTTAACTGAATTTGGTGTTTGCCTTATTCTGCAAGTTGTAGTTGTCCAGCTCAGCATTTTTTGTTGTCTTATCTGCTGACTTGGATTGAGTAGTAGTATCCACAACATCCCCCTTCAAGTAGGAGTGAGAAAGAGATTACAAACTCCTAACTTGCCACGAAAGTAATGTAACAAATGAGACGCAAGAGCCTTGGTGAACATGTTAGCAGGCTGAAGTTTAGTGGCAATATACATAGGTTGGATGATATTAAGTTTGATCTTTTCTCGAACGAGATGATAATCAATATCAATGTGTTTCGTACGTTCATGGAACACAGAGTTAGATGCAATGTAATTTGCTGATTTACTATCACAAAAGAGTGTAACTGGAGCAACATTGTAGAAACCAAAGTTCCTGAATAATGCAAGAAGCCAGACAACTTCACAGCAAGTGTCAGCCATACTCcgatattcagcctcagctgaAAACCGGCTGAAAACCAAGAAGCGGTGTGTTGCTTTTTACACTTCCCGAAGATTAGAGAATTACCCAGTTTGATATAATAACCGGTTAGAGAGTGGCGAGTTTCTTTACAACTTCCCCAATCAGAGTCATAATAAGCACTCAGTTAAACAGAAGAGTGAGAATCCATAAGTAAACCTTATCCAGGAGAGTTTTTAAGAAATCTGACCACCTTATAGGCTGTAGTTAGATGATCTGCCCGGGGAGAAGTTAGAAATTGGGAAAGAACCTGAATGGCATATGACAGATCAGATCGCGTAACTGTGAGATAGAGAAGACGACCCACTAATCTTCTGTAAACTGAACCATCATGAGCATATAACAAAGGACTTGAGTTATTCTGCAATTGATGATTAATTTCCATTGGAAATTTGGATGGTTTGGCAGCAAGTAATCCGGTATCAGTCAATATTTCAAGGGTATATTTTCTTTGATGTAGATAAATTCCTTGATTTGAACGAGCAACCTCTATTCCCAGAAAATATTTAAGGGAACCCAAATCTTTTACCTTGAAGTAAGAAGCAAGATGAGCCTTGACTTGAGCAATTAATTTTTGATCATTACCAGTGATCAAAATATCATTAACATACACCAGTAAGGCAACAAATTGAGAGGATGTATGCAGAGTAAAGAGACTATTATCTGAATGAGATTGTTCAAAATTAAAGACCTTTAAAGCAGTTGAAAATTTATCAAACCAGCACCTAGGAGCATGTCTGAGGCCATAGATTGACTTAATCAGTTTGCAGACCAGGTTTGTAGGATCTGAAATATTGTGAATGGAAGCAAAGGAAGACAGTTCAAAATAACTAGGGGGAAGCTTCATGTACACAGTTTCATTCAGTTCACCATGAAGGAAAGCATTAGTGATATCTAGTTGGGAGATAGTCCATTTCTGAATGGATGTAATAGCAATTAACAATCTGACTGTGACCATTTTTGCAACTGTTGCAAAGGTCTCAAAATAATCCAAATCATGAGTTTGAGTAAAGCCCTTGGCCACCAACCTGACTTTATATCTGTCAATTGTGCCATTGGGGAGGTACTTAATTGTAAATAGCCATTTACAATCAACTATGTTGGTATGAGGATGTTTGGGAACAAGAATCCAAGTATGATTATTTTCTAAAGTATCAAGCTCTAATTTCATAGTTTTTAACCAGTTAGCATCAGTAGCAGCCTGTTTGTAGGTATGAGGAGTAAACTGTTTAACAGTAGCAACTAAGTATTGCTGATAAGAAGGTGAGAATTTAGCATAGAAAATGTAGTTGTGTAAGGGGTAAGAAATACCTTGTGTCATGTGAGCAGATGTCGAGGAGAGATTAGTGATCAGAGATGCTGGAAGGCCTTTGAAGTCTTTGAATTTATGATGAATCTGTTTATTTCTAGTTGATTTGGAAAGAGCAAGAGGTAGAGAAGGAGAAGGAGTATAAATATCTTGATTAGTTGAAACCTGATCAGTAgagtgatgaggaaaaggaacTATGTCTGAGGAGATAGCGGAAAGAACATGACTAATATCATCAGATGACTCAGAATGCAATGGAGATAGAAATAATGGGATTGAAGTATTAGATGAAACAAGAGAATGAAAGGGAAATATATGTTCTACAAAGATGACATGTCTAGAAATGATGAAAGTTTTTGTTTGTAAATCAAGAATTTTGTAGCCTTTCTTATTGAAAGGATAACCAACAAAGACTCCCTTATTAGCTCTAGGTGCAAATTTATCTGAGATTGTTTTGATATTGGTAAAGTAACATAAACAACCAAATGCCTTGAGATGATTATATAAAGGAGGTTTATTGAACAACAATTCATAAGGAGTTCTATAGTTTAACTGTTTGGAAGGTGTTAGATTGATGATGTGGGCAGCTATAAGAACCAAATCACCCCGGAATTTAACAGGAATGTTAGATTGAAATTTAAGAGTTCTGGCTACCCTCAACAGATGTTGATGCTTTCTCTCAACAATGCCATTTTGTTGAGGGGTATGAGACAACTTGTTTGATGTAAAATGCCTTTAGAGCTGAAAAAATTGTGAAGATCTTGGTTGACAAATTCTGTACCATTGTCAGACCTgagaattttaatatttttggAGAATTGATTTTGAACATAAGAAAGAAATTGAATTATTAAAGAGGGAACTTCAGTTTTATGGGTACAGAGAAATAACCATATACATTTGGAATAATCATCTACAATAGTCAACAAATAGTGACACTTGCCATGTGTGGGATGCCTATAGGGTCCCCACACATCACAGTGTATCATATCAAACACACAGGAACTACTGGATGTACTGTTGGTGAAAGATAATTTTGATTGTTTAGCCATATGACAAATTTCACAATGCTGAATTACAGAAGAAGATTGAGACTTCAGAGTAGGTAAATGACTTAGAACAACAGAAGAAGGGTGACCTAGTCTATTGTGCCAGAGATGCACATTCAATATTTATTCTGAATAGCAACTGTTGCTATCACATTTTCAAGGAGTATATCAGTATGAAGTTTGAATAAGCCATCCTCCAGATCAccaatcttcttcctcttcatCATGACAAGCTCCTGTAAAAAGCACTTGGAAGCAGAAAAATGAATCAAGCAAGTATTGTCTAAAGATAATTTGGAAATAGATAACAGATTACATTGGAAATCTGGGACAAACAGAACTTGTTTAAGGACTAAGGAAGGTGTGAGATGAACAGTTTCAACAAATGTGATGGTAGTTTTGTTGCCATTAGGCAAATGTATCTCAGAATGAACAGAAACAGGATTGGTGAGTAATTGAAAATAAGAAGTAATGTGGTGAGTTGCACATAAATCTATAATCCAGACTTGAGGTGAATTATGGAATGACACAGTAGTAAGTGAATCAGAAGTTATACCTGCCATGGATGTAACTTGAGATGTACTTGGAGTATGGCTAATTGTATTAGCTGACATCCAAGAGTTTGAGGGAGTAGTGCCAGACATCTTTGCTTGCAACATATTAATGATTTGTTGACATTGTTGATCAGACATAAGAGGCACAGATGGAACAAAGTTCACAGCAGATTGTACATTTGAGAGATTGTCAGATTGAGTCAAAGGACCAGAAGAAGACACAGATTGTGTGATATTTGCAGCAGGCTGAAACCTCTTGTTAGTAGCATTTATAGGTTTAGGCTTTGGTTTACCATATAATCGATTCCAATCAGGATAACATTTATCTCTTGTATGTCTAGTTAAATTATAGTAATCACACATTAGACTTGAATCAGCTGGTTTCTTGACAGTCTTAGGCTTAAAGTTGGAATTAGACTTGAGTCTAACATTCATAGCTAAACTCTCTGTCATTATACCAACAGTCGAGATGTCTCTCTGATTTTCTTCTTGTAAGAGCATAGAATAGGCATAATTTATATCAGGTAAAGGATGCATAAGTAGAATCTGACCCCTAGTGTTGGTAAAAATCGTATTTAATCCCATGAGAAATTGACTCAGCTTTGTTATCTTTTCATATTGCTCTAATTTCATAACCTTTCCACAAGCACAATTACTTGCAGCACATATGCATTTTGGAATTGGAGATAAGCTATATAATTCATCAATTAAGCCTCGAAACTGAGTAAAGTAGGCAATTATAGATTTTGTGCCTTGAGTCAATGATGCTAGTTCTTTACGAAGATTAAAAAGTCGTGGTACATTACTCTGTGCAAATCTAGTGGCCAGGTCTTCCCAGATCTGTTTAAAAGTGTGAAAAATAGACACTACGCTTTTCCTAATTTCAGATGAAATTGAGTTAAGAAGCCATGAAATTACCAAATCATCGCTTCGCATCCAAAGAGAAAGTTGAGGCGAATTAGAAGCTGGTTTGACTTGTGTTCCATCAATGAATCCAAGTTTCAGCTTCGCAGAAAGAGTAATTTGTACAGATCTACTCCATTGATGATAATTCTGATCTGTAAGTTGTTCTGAAACAAGAGATAAACCTGGATGATCGGACGAACTTAGATAGTATGGATGATTGATGTCAATCACAATGTTTGCAGTAGATGTAGCAGCGGATGTATTAGCCATGGGTGAAGTTGATCGAGAATTTAACGCACTCGCATATGAACGCATATGTATCTATGTATCTATATCTTTGCCCCCTCTCTCCTCCCCCCTTTGAGCAAGAGATTATCTATCTATATAGACTTATTAGAATATTCTAGATTTAACAATCTGCAAGTTGCAATAACTGAATTTGGTGTTGCCTTATTCTGCAAGTTGTAGTTGTCCCGCTCAACATTCTTTGTTGTCTTATCTGCTGAGTTGGATTGAGTAGTAGTATCCACAACACTATGAAATTTTGTTGGGGAAAACTTATTTTCGAGAAATTTTATTCTTTAATATTTTGTCCATGGGAATGCTTTTTTTGAGTAATTTTTTTTTCCCACGAAAACTTAGTTTCGGAAAACTTGTTTTGAGAAACTTTTTCCCAGAAAAAATATTTTGTGGCTGAAGCTTTCCTAGTTCTTTTCTCGAATTTTTTTTCCAAGAATATTTTGTCAAAAAAATGTTTATCCaaaatttaatttcaaaaaattcttgataatattttttcattttttttatcataGGGAATCCGCAGCCGCCACCATTCGGGTGCGCGCAATaacctgcaaatcacgtgaaacAAGGTAAATCGTATTTAATCCGCTATCCTTCGGGTGCGGGCAATAgtctgcaaatcacgtgaaccaagttaaaccgcatttaagcgataTGCTCGGGTTTCAGGAAGCATAATTATAAATTTTTCTCCCGTGAGATTCAAACACGAATATGTGACTAAGAGAATTATTATCATATTTTTAACAAACTGGGCCAACACTTACGGgcttatttttttatttttcattctaTTTCCTTCAAAAATTTTAACAAGTAAACCTAAAAATATAATGATCATTATTTTCTTTTCTCATTCCTTTCTCATTTcattcttttatttatttttcttcaGCTTCATTTTTTCATGTCAAGTGAACCAATTTTAAGATTTTAAAGAGTCTGTTGAAgctttaattttaatattattcttTATAATTTTGAAGTCAAAATCTTACCGGAAGAGTTGCCGAGAGGCGAGAGCTCCTGGGGAGACGCAAATATGGACGAGTTATAACCGTAAGTCCGTAACGATTACCTCATGGGGTATATATGCCTGCATGGTCCCCAGCCTACATGTTTATAGGCATAACATGATTTATACTTGATTTCTTGATTACTTAAAGCAGATGCTCCAACCTTTATATATGTTTAAGACGTACGCACTAGCTAGGTTCGTAGTTTTCTTGATGGTCCTCGTATTTTTGGCCTCTGTTATATAATAACTTTGGTGGTTTTGTACACAGAGTTGTGCTACTAGCTTGTTAATTATTGACTATATATGTATAATTTATGTTATGGTATGTTTTTCGTCACTCGAACCATCATCATTTGAAGCATAGGACAAAAACATATACACAGAAAATACATATGTACGATCTTAGGCTGTGTTTGATATCACTGTTGTCCAAATAAATAACAGTTTTTTATTGGATGCAGCGTTTCTTAATTAAATTCAAAAACTTTTTTTGCTGGAAAGCAACGTCTCCGCCTACTTTTTTAATAGCCCGTAATAATTGATTTCACCATTGAAATTcatatcaaaaatattatttttaaaatatttttacattAAAACATATACATATAAAAAATATTACCAAATTAAGAATGTGTTTGTTTAACTCTGATAAAATCCAAAATCTGGTGCTTTTGACCCAAAAGTGGATATTAGATAAAGTAAGTTCTCATGTTTTTAGAAAAAACTGCTTTTCAGCTAACTTTCACCATTAAACCTTATCAAAAccattattattttaaatttttttatataaaacatatatatcaaaaaaattaccaaacaattATCTAATGTTTACAACAACACTTTTTTAAGCAACATTTTTTCTAATAATACAACAATTTTTAACAGAAATCACAAACAGAGAGCGTTAGCTAGAAAAAAACGTGtttgatatattattaatcactgaaataaaaaataaaagaaaaatttctttttacagatgaaaacaaaaataaaaataacaaatAATAACAAACATGTAAAATATGATCTCAAAATAAGTTTTTTAAATAACCATCTTAAACTGGTAAATTGTAAGGAAATATTTAGTGTCATTTTTGTTGTATATTGAGTACATAAGGTTTATTTTATGTTACTTTCACTTATTTATTTTCTTTCAAAATTTTCGTTAACTCAGTTTTAAATAATGAGAATTACTAATAGACAATACAAACTCTCCGTTTTGAACTATAAATACAATTAAATactaattttaattaattttggACGTGAATCAATTTGTGTTAAATAGAAGCCTGATTAAAAGATATAATATTTTTAAGTTATTATATGTCTATAAAATATGTAAACTATACACTCATGATTAGAGAACAACTTAATTAAAACACCTGATTGTCTTGAATTATCTTGAAAAAATGAGCGTTACGTTTACAAATGATACTCGGGCCTTGTATTAACAATGCTTCTCCAAATTTACGAAAATTATCTTTGATTAACCACTTCACACAAGAGAGGGCTAAAATTTTCATTATAATGATTTAATTTGAGATTTTGTATATTTAAGAGTAAAAGTAGTTTAATCCTTTAACATGTTTCTATAATTTTATCTTATTTGACCCTTGGAGATTAAAAATAATGTGTTGTTATTGTGATTTTCATTTTTTGTATTTGtaaaatgttttaaaaatatatatataactagaACACAGGGTCTTTAACACATGAATAAGGAAGGGctaataaatattaattgatttataattaagaGTAAAAATTTGGTTGATTTAGAAAATGTCAAGGGAGTTTtttataaaataagaaaataGCTATGGGAGTCTAGATTGAGCAACCGAGATGTAAAATTAGTGAAAAAGAAACGTGATTTTGACCAGTAGTGAATTTCCCCAGAAATTAAGTGATTTGCATGTGGCTGATGCCTGTTACTAAATACTAAACATCTTACTAATAGTGTGTTAACAAAAAGGGAACAGGAACACCCTCTCCCCTTGCCTCTACTTAACTCAACAATGGTTTTGTTGTAGCCAGGAGTGGTGAACACAAGTACCGTTAAATATGGTATTCACATTTTGCATGTTAATTCTCATCAACTTTTCTATACCCTGAAGGTTTGATTTTTGAATCTATAATTTAAATTACCTCTGGACTGATTGGGAAGTTATAAACCCATGGATCCACGTCATTGGTTGGATCGGAAACGAAAGAGCAAAATGTTTTTCAAGTTCTGATCTTCGGAAATCAGTGAGATATTTATTTTTTTGAGGGCTTATTTAAAAGTCAGGAAATCAATGGAAGTATTTTATTAGATGTCTTTAGATTGTTGATCACATTGACAGGATAGAGACTTTGATTAGGGAGCACTGCTTTAAAAACATCAAACCATCAATTGTAATGTATAGAAATCGTAAATATGCAGCTGTAGTCATTAACAAATAGTATATGGAATCCGACTACATTTTAAATTGTAAGGTTGCCATTATAATTTGGTGCTTGTGAATGGTAATATATGTAGCTAGGTCGATTAGTTGCATGTTATTCCCAGATCGGGATCCTTTCACATAAACTCGTCCCCAGTCATGCACGAAGAAAAAATATATTCGATCAAGTAATTAAACTCAAGTGGTCCATAATCTATAGCCTAAATTAAAGGAGATTCCAAAGAGAACTGCTATGTATATTAACCCTTATATATTGAACCAATAGCAGATCACCACCTTCTTTTCTCAAGGAACAAACCTGGCCTATAAATTCATCATGCATTTTCACTCTTCTTCTCACATAACCCAAGTCTTCTTACTTCCCCCATTCATAGTTATTTACATACATATTCTTATACTTATACGTATTATCGATACTAAACACATGAAAGGGGTACTTGTGTTGGTAGCAATGTTATCTGGTGTTATTGTATGGGCATGGACGGTGGTGAGGTGGGTGTGGTTGAGGCCAAAAACGATGGAAAAACTGTTAAGGGGGCAAGGTCTTTCTGG
The sequence above is drawn from the Apium graveolens cultivar Ventura chromosome 2, ASM990537v1, whole genome shotgun sequence genome and encodes:
- the LOC141708418 gene encoding large ribosomal subunit protein eL20z-like; this encodes MSEEKGGGQYHHQHHHHDEEQPPVQYGTFQGVANYPPPQPAMGFPHPVPPPGLSAQPTSQAHYYAHGYQAVPGYAVVEGRPIREHRLPCCGIGCAWFLFIIGFFLAGIPWYVGAFVLLCARYDHREKPGYVACTIAAVVAAIAVVFGLTSDDWD
- the LOC141708419 gene encoding uncharacterized protein LOC141708419, coding for MRSYASALNSRSTSPMANTSAATSTANIVIDINHPYYLSSSDHPGLSLVSEQLTDQNYHQWSRSVQITLSAKLKLGFIDGTQVKPASNSPQLSLWMRSDDLVISWLLNSISSEIRKSVVSIFHTFKQIWEDLATRFAQSNVPRLFNLRKELASLTQGTKSIIAYFTQFRGLIDELYSLSPIPKCICAASNCACGKVMKLEQYEKITKLSQFLMGLNTIFTNTRGQILLMHPLPDINYAYSMLLQEENQRDISTVGIMTESLAMNVRLKSNSNFKPKTVKKPADSSLMCDYYNLTRHTRDKCYPDWNRLYGKPKPKPINATNKRFQPAANITQSVSSSGPLTQSDNLSNVQSAVNFVPSVPLMSDQQCQQIINMLQAKMSGTTPSNSWMSANTISHTPSTSQVTSMAGACHDEEEEDW